Below is a genomic region from Ketogulonicigenium vulgare WSH-001.
CATCGGCCTGTTCGTGATAGGCGCGGCGGGTGAACTTTTCGGGCGCGTCGAACACCAGCGGCACATGGTTCATCGCCCGCACCGCAAGGGATTGATGATCATCAATATTCACCAGCAGATTGGCATTATGCCCCAGCGGGTCCAGCGCATCCGCCATCCGACCCAGCCAGCCATAGGCCTCGCCACTATTGGGCGCGCCGGTCTGCCAAAAGGCCATGGACGAGAAATGCGAAAAGCTGGGCTGATCATAGCCGACGCCGTGGATCAGGCCCATATTGCCGTCTTTGAACAGCCGCTCGAACCCGGTCATCGTCTTTTGAAAGCCGAATGTGTCGTCGATGGGGATCAGGTTGTTCTTGCGGATACCCAAATGGGGGCGCGCGTTATAATAAGCGTCGTTTTGATAGGGAATGACCGTGTTCAACCCGTCATTGCCGCCAGAAAGTTCAACAATCACAAGGATCTTGTCGCCCTGATCGCGCCCCGCGACCTTTGAGAAGACCGGCGAGGTCGTGATGCCGCCTGCCCCCTCCATCACAAGGCTGCTATAGCCGTCGCGGATCAGGCCATCGCGTTCGGCACTGGTGAGTTTGGGTGTCTTTGCCATCTGTCGTCTCCCGCTGCGCCTGGCTCAGGCGAGTTGGTATTGGGGCGAGCTCATGATCCCGTGTGCGATCAGCCGCAGCGGGTGTTCCATGTAACTCTGTGCATCGGCGAGGTTTTCTGTGCCTAGCTGTTCATTCAGCGATGTGATCAGGCTGGTGCGCACGCTGTCGGGCAGCGCAACCTGAAGAAAGCGGACCATCAGCACATCGACGGCGTCGCCGGTCGTTGTTGCGCCCGCGTCGCGCACCATATCGGACAGGCTGAAATCGGCGGCGCTGCGGGGTATGGGCTTCACGCGGCGCATCGCCTCTTGCCAGCCCATCAGACTGGCGTAGCGGGTGTTGAATGTCTCGCGCAGACCGGCGGAGGAACTGGGCGCGGCGCCATCTTCCAGCGTTGCGGCGGTAATTTCCATACCGGCATTGATGTTACGGTTCACGCGGCGGACCTCTGCGCCCGGGTTCAGCTGCGGATCGCGGAAGCTGATCATATCGGGGAACAGCACGTCTTGCGCGAAATTGCCGCGCTCGAACAACAGGCCCGGCGTGATCCACGACCGCCCCTCGCCCCAGCCCGCAACCGTCGGCGGGTAAAGCAGCACCTGCCCCAGCACCTTGCCGACCGATCCCGCATCGGGCACGCCGGGCAGCGCGCGGACACCCAGCTTGCGATAGGTCGAGATGATCAGCTCGGTCGGAGATTTGATATGCGTGCCCACCGAGGGCGCGGCATAGAAATCCTGCGACAGGAAAATCGCGCGCAGAAATGGCGTGATCTGGTAATCGCCATCGCGCAGCAGCGCGCCCAAGCGTTCGGCAAAAGCGGGCGAGACTTCCTCGCGCACGAAAAAGCGATAGATTTTCAGGGCGATATAGATCGCCGTCTGCTTTTGATCCAGGATGATGCGCAGGATGTCATCGCCGTCAAACGGCCCCACCTGCCCCAGAAAATGCTTGTCGCCCGCGTCGTGTTTCTCGGGGTCGATCACGAAGGTCAGATCGTCATTGCCCCAGCCGGTAAAGGCGCGGGCCGCCTCGCGGATGTCGTCCTCAGTGTAATTGCCGACGCCCATGGTGAAGAGTTCCATGACCTCGCGGCCGAAATTCTCGTTCGGGGCGCCTTTGACGTTCTGCGCGGCGTCCAGAAACACCAGCATCGCCGGGTCTTTGGCGATGGCGCTCAGCAGATCGCGGAACGACCCAAGCCCGCCCGCGTGCAGCGTTTTTAGCTGCAGCTGGATCTTGCGGTAATCGCGCAGCTTTTCTTCGCTGGTGGCGAAATGGCCGTGCCAGAACAGCGCCATTTTTTCCTGCAGCGGATGGTTTGATCGCACCATGCGGTCCATCCACCAGTTCGCCAGCCGGTGCGTTTCCAGCACGGTGGCGCGCAGCCAGTAAAAGAACCGATCCGTCACAGGTTGCAGCGGACGACTGCCGCCGGGTTTGACGGCCACCCCCATCGCCCAGCCGGTGCGTTCGGCCAATGCGGTCGCGGCGGGACGGCTGACGGGAAAATCTTTCAGCGTTTCATCCCAAATGGGTGATGCGTCAAAGGGTTGCAGATCGGATGTGCCCGCGCCCAGCAGCAGATGCTCGACCGCAGCTTGGGGCGTCATCGCAGCAAGATCGGCGATATCGCTCGGCGTTCCGCCAAATCCTGCGCGTTCCAGCAGATGGCTGGCGCGCGCCGCCGTCCAGTCCGAGGGGGTGATCTGGGTCAAATCCTCGGCCCCGGCAGGGTTATGCGAAAGCAGCGTATCCATTGGTCTTCCCTTGTGCATCAACCTGATAGGCTGACGCGCGAAGACCTAATCCGCCTGCGACCTACTGTCGCCCTATTCACCCCATAGGATTATCCTATGGGGTGTCATCAAACGCCCGCGCCAGTTCCTCTAGCACCGCGCCATCGCCTGCCATGCCGTGAATCCGGTCCCATAGCTGGGCGCGCAGGCTGGTAAAGGCCGCGCTTGCTCGAATATCGCCGTCCCAGCGCGCCTCTGGCAGATCGACATCGACAATGGTATCGATGCGGCCCGGGCGTGGTTTCAGCATCACGATGCGCTGCGACAGCAGGATCGCCTCGTCGATATCATGAGTGACAAAGACAACGGCCATGCGTCTGCGCGCCCACATACGGGCAAGCTCGGCGCGCAAAGTCTCGCGCGTCATGGCGTCGAGTGCGGCAAAAGGCTCGTCCATCAGCAGCACCTCTGGCTCGACCGCCAAAGCGCGGGCAAGGCCGACGCGCTGCTGCATCCCGCCCGAAAGTTCATGCGGGAAAGCGTCCGCGAAATCGCGCAGGCCCACCGCACCCAGCAAAGCCTGCGCGCGGGGCAAGCGGTCTTTGCGGGCCATGCCGCGCAGGCCAAGGACGAAGGTGATATTTTCCGCCACAGATTTCCACGGCAGCAGGCGCGCGGATTGGAACACCATGGCCATATCCGCCTCGGGCGACGGCGCTTTGCCCTTGTACAGCACCTGCCCCGCATCGGGCGTGATCAGCCCGTTGATCAGGCGCAGCAGGGTGGTTTTGCCGCAACCGCTGGGCCCGACCAGACTGACAAATTCGCCAGCGCGAATATCCAGCGAGATATTTTCCAGCGCGACAACCTTGCCGTCTTTAAAGGTTTTATCGACATTTTTCAGGGAAATCAGCATGTTCAGCGCCCCTCGGCCTGCGAAATCCGCCAGCGGCCAAAGTGACGCTCGACCCGCCGTATGCCCGATGTGATCAGAATCCCCAGCGCCATCAGCACGACGACCACCGCGAAATAGCGATCCATTTGAAAGCGGTTTCCGGCAGCGGTCAGCAGACCTCCAAGGCCGGATTGCGCCATCGTCAGCTCTGCAATCACGGTGCCGATGGTGGAAATCGCAACGCCAATGCGCAGCCCTGTCAGGATCGAGGGCAGCGCATCCGGCACCATCACCGACCAGAACAGCGCCCGGCGCCGCGCGCCAAAGGCCTGCGCCATTTCGGTCAGGTCTTTGTTCGCATTGGCAATCCCCGAGGTCGTATTCAGCAGGATCGGAAAAAACGCCGCCAGCCAGACAAGGGCGATCTTCGCCTCGGTATACAGGCTGAACCAGGCGATCAGCAGCGGGATAAACGCGGCCGAGGGCGTGACGTTGATCGCGTTCACGAACGGCTCCATCACGCGGCCGATGGTCGGAAAGCCGCCAAGGATAATGCCGCCCAGAACCCCGGTCACGGCCGAGATCACAAAGCCCGCAACCAGCACCGTCAGCGTCTGCCCCAGTGCGCGCGGAATGGTGCCATCCAGTGTCATCGCCACGAATTGGCGCGCGACGGCATCGGGGCGCGGCATGACCAGATTGCCCTGCGCGCCGTTCAGCGCATACATGCCCGCCAGCAGCAAAACGGCGATTGCAATCTGTGCGGAAATGATAAGCGCCCGGCGCCTTGCGCGGGCCTGTGCCGCACGGGCCGCAATGGCTGCCCGCGCGGGAGTGGTAGGGGTTGCGACATCGGTCATTGCACGTCCTTGCCCGCGGCTGTTTGCGGGTTGATGGCGCAAATTGTCGCGGCTCGCAAGCTTAGCGCAGTGTATAGCCCCCATCGCAATAGAGGGTGCTGCCGGTCATATGCGTGTTGTCCAGCAGGAAAATCGCGGCATGGGCCTGTTCCTGAACCGTCGCGGGACGGCCCTGAACCGTCATGCCGGCCCAGGCCGTATAGGCCGAATTTCTGATATCTTCCGCACGGTTACGCCACAGATCGCTATCGGTAGTGCCGGGTGAGAGGCAGTTGACGCGCAGCGGCGCCAGCTCGATCGCAAGACCGCGGGCCAGCCCCTCGAGCGCGGCGTTGCAGGCAGCATAGGCGGGCGCGCCAATGGGCCGGGCCGAGGCGGCGCCCGACATCAGAACCACCGCGGCACCCTCGCGCAGCGCGGGCAGCGCCGCCAGAGTCGCCCAATATTGTCCCCAGAATTTCGCGGCAAACAGCCCCTCGCTGCTAGCCGGATCGCCGTCTCGAAAGGCGCCGGTTTGATAGCTGGCGGCTGGGGTGAAAAGGCCGACGAGCTGCGGCGCGGCGGCAAAGAAATCGGCCAAGGCTGCGCGATCGCCGGTATCGACCACCTGCCCCATTGCCCGCGGTCCAAGCCGATCCAGCGCGCCTTGCAATCGCGCCGGATCGCGCCCGCCGATATAGACGCGGTCGCCCCGCGCGATCAGTTGCTGGGCCGTGGCAAAGCCGATGCCCGATGAGCCGCCAATGATGGCATAGGTTTTTATCTGTTCCATTGCTCCGGTTTAAATGTGAATGTCAGGCGGTCATAACGACATGTTTTCACCTTTTTCATGCCTGTGGTTCACGAATGCATACGCCTGGCGATGATATCGGTATCTTTCTGGCGGTCTGCGATGCGGGGCGTTTTGCAGGCGCCGCGACGCGGCTGCACCTGTCACCCTCGGCCGTTGCCAAGGCGATCGCGCGATTAGAGGCGCGGCTGGGGGTGACGCTGTTTGCGCGCAGCACGCGCCGTCTGGCCCTGACAGACGAGGGCGCGATCTATGCCGAGACTTGCCGCCAAGCCCGGGCAGAGATTGACCGGACCGAAGGTATGTTGCGCGCCCTTCACAGCACGCCTGCGGGCCTTTTGCGCATCAGTCTGCCGCCTCTGTTTGGGGCCGAAGTCATTGCGCCCGCTTTGTTTTCCTTGACCGATGACTGGCCGCTGTTGCAGTTGCAGATCGACACCTCGACCCAGCGCAATGATCTGATTGGGGCGGGAATTGATTTTGCGGTGCGGATCGGAGCGCCGCCGCCGCTGGCAGGTATCACGGCCCGGCGGATTGGGACGCAGCGCGTCATGCTCTGCGCCAGCGCGGATTATGTCGCGGCGCGCGGGGTGCCGCGCAGGCTGGCCGATCTGGGGGCGCACCGGCTGATTGCGATGCCGCAGGGCATGCCGTGGCAGTTCAGCGCACAAGATCACGTCGAAACCCTGCTGCCTGCGGGACCATTGCATCTTGACGGCAGCTTGTTGACCCGCGCGGCGATCATGGCGGGGCATGGTATTGGGATGGTGCCCGCATGGCTGATGCGCGATGCCTTGGCCGCGCGCCAAGTGGTCGCAGTATTGCCCGAGGCGCTGACCGGCGATCTGCCTATCTATGCGCTGTGGCCCACACAAAGCGCAATATTGCCGCGTCTGCGTGTGGTGATTGACGCGGTGAGCGCTGTTGCCAAAGCGCGCAGCTTTGCGGCAACATAGCTTAATATTTGCGCAGTTGCGCTTGACTTAGGCGGCGATAGCGCAAGGATGCGCGCAGCAAGTCGGCCTGTCGCCTGCCCGCCAAATCCCCAACATCCCTTCCATCTTCTGCTTTTGCGGGCAGTTCGATTCATAAGGCTATGATAATGCATATTATTTCAATGCGCGGCATGCTGCGCGGTGCTGTCGCGCTTTGTGCGCTGACGGTGCCTGCGCTCGCCCAAGACACCACGACCTCACTCGGTACAATCGTGATTAGCGATCTGCGCACCGAACAAACCGCCCTGCAATCGCTGACCGGTGTCAGCGCCGTCACCTCTGAAGACCTCGAGCGCCAGCAGGCGGCTTCGGTCGCGGATGTGCTGCGCCGCGTGCCCGGTGTTGGCGCGACGGCCAGCGGGGATGACGCCTCGGTTGCGGTGAATCTGCGCGGGATGCAGCAGATGGGGCGCGTGGTCGTCACGGTGGATGGCGCGCGGCAGGATTTCTGGCGCGTCGGGCATGGCTCGGGCTCGTTCTATCTGGACCCTGACCTGTTGAAACAGGTGACTGTGGTGCGCGGCCCGGCGTCGAATACCTATGGCTCGGGCGGGATCGGCGGCGTTGTGGCGTTCGAGACGCGTGATGCCAGCGACATGCTGGCGGCGGATGAGACCTGGGCCTATAGCCAGCGCCTGCGCTATGGCAGCAATGGCGAGGGATTCTCGACCACCGCCACGGGCGCCATGCGCTTTGGGCAGAATTTCGACGTGATTTCATCGCTATCCTACCGCAATAGCGATGAATATCGCGATGGTAACGGCGATCTGGTGCGCTGGACGGGCGAGGAAATCCAATCCGGTTTCGGCAAGGCGACATGGCGGCCCGCCGAGGGGCACGAGCTGAAATTCAGCTTTATGCGCCAGATTACCGATGATGTGATCTCGGGCTCTAGCGGTTCGATGTCCTCGACCCTCAGCCGATACGAGACCGAGACCTATAGCGACACTTATACCCTGTCCTATGGCTACGATCCGTTGGATAGCGATCTGATCGACTTTACGATCCGCGCCTATCACGCCAGCAATGACAACGATCAATCGCAGGTCTGGCCCACCGCCTCGATCGGCAACAGCCGCTACTACGATGTGGCAACGACCGGCCTCAGCTTTCAAAACACTGCGCGCATCAATGCGGGCGGCTGGGATCAGACCGTGGTGCTGGGCGGCGATTTCGCGCGGATCGAGGCCTCGTCCGATGCCGATCACTTTGGCGGCGGCGAGCAGGAGATCGGCGGCGTCTTTGGGCAGTGGCAAGGCCGTCATGGTGCGTGGGAGCTGATTGGCGCGCTGCGTTACGACCACTACAGTCTGGAAGGCATGACAAAAGCCACGCCCACCGCCGCCTCCGAACCCGCAAGCCTGTCGGGCAACCGCTGGTCGCCGCGCGTCTCGGTCGGCTATGATATTATGCAAGGGATGCAGGTCTTTGCGACCTATTCCGAAGGCTACCGCTCGCCCCATTTGCAGGAAACTTTCCGCCGCAATGGCGCGCATGGTGCGGGATACGAGCCGAACCTGACCCTGCGGCCCGAGATTGCGAAAAGCTGGGAAATCGGCGCGAATATGGAATTCGCCAGCCTGTTCAGCACGGGCGATCTGCTGACGGCCAAGGTCACCGCCTTCCACACCGATGTGCAGGATTATATCGAGACCGCCCGCGCCGCCAGCGGCGCGACCACGCATGTGAACGTCGGCAATGCCACCCTTGAAGGGTTCGAGATCGAGGGTTCGTATGATTTTGGCGCAGGCTATTTCAACCTCGCCGGTGCCTTTGTCGATGCGACGCTGGATGATACTGGCGCCACGCTGTCGAACACGCCGCTGGATAGCGTGACCGCGCGCCTCGGCCTGCGTGCGATGGATGATCGTTTGGAATATGGTGTGGAATACCAATACCTTGGCGATGTGACGCGCGTGCTGTCGACCGGCAGCTTTGACTATCCGGCCGTTGATCTGGTGAACCTGTTTGCCAGCTATCAGGCCCCGAATGACTGGCGCGTCGATTTCGGCGTCGATAACCTGTTCGACAAGGCCTACACCGACCCGCAATCGGGCTGGGCGACGACCACGGATATCGAACAGGGTCGCGGTCGCACCGTTCGTATCGCCTTTACCAAACGCCTTGGCGGTTGATGAAAACGGCGAGCCCCAGCGGGCTCGCCGCCTTTTAGGATGATGTCATGAGCGATCTTCATTGTCATGCGCAGGTGCTGCGCGATGATCCGGCGGCGATTATACCGCAAATCCGCGACCGGCTACGCAGCTATCAGGCGGTGGTGGAGCACGACCGCGCGGGTAGCTTCCGCCTGTCCTATCCCTTTGGCTGGCTGCAACTGGGCTGGACCGACAGCGATATGCTGCTGGAAGGCGGCGCACCAGATCCGGCGGGCCTTGCGCGGCTGAAAGACCTGATGGCGACGGCCCTGCGCGTCTATGCCCGCCCGAACCCGCCCACCGTCGTCTGGCAGGGTAGCCTTGCGGGCGATGCGCGGCTGGAAAGCTTTCGTCTGATGCGGGTGGACAGCACCCAGCGCATCACGCCTCATATGCAGCGCGTGCGCCTGTCGGGCGAGGATCTGGACCGTTTCGCCGCCTTTGGCGCGATGCATGTCCGTCTGCAACTGCCGACAGCGGCGGTGCCCGATCCGGTCTGGCCGGTGGCTGGCCCCGATGGCCTACCCCTGTGGTTGGACGAGGCGCGCAAGCCTGCCCCGCGTGTCTATACGATCCGCCAGTTGGACGCTGATGCCGGTTGGGTCGATATCGACCTGCTGCTGCATGACACCGATGGCCCCGGCGCGGATTGGGCGCGTTCTGTGCAACCCGGTGATGAGGTCGGCATGATCGGCCCGGTCGGCCGTCCGCTGAAAGCCGCTGCGGAACACTATCTGCTGGGCGCAGACGAGACCGGCCTGCCTGCGATTGCGCGGCTGCTCGAAACGCTGCCATCCCATGTCACCGGCGACGCCTTTATCGAGGTGGCGAGCGAAGCCGAGGTGCAGCCGATTGCCAACCGCACCGGCATCACCTTGCATTGGATCTATCGCGAGGGCGCGCCTGCGGGCGATCTGCTCGCAGCAAAGGTGATGGCGACGCCTTTCCCCGCCGGTAATGCCTTTGGCTGGTTCGCGGCCGAGGCGGAATATGCCACACGCATCCGCGAATACTGGCGCGGCAGCTTGGGCCTTGGGCGCGATGCGACGCTGGTTGCGGCCTATTGGCGGCGCGGCGCATCGGGACATATGGCAGGTTAACCCATGATTTCACGTCGAAATTTCACCATCGGCGCTTGCCTGCTGCCCTTTGCGGCGCGCGCCGAGGTGCTGGACGCGGGCGGTCAGCCCGTGATCCCGCGCGGCGCTGGGACGATCATCAGCCTTGGCCCCGATATCAGCGAGATCATCTTTGCCCTGGGCGCAGGTGATCGCGTGGTGGCGCGGGATGAAAGCTCGCGCTATCCCGCCGCGCTTGCCGCATTGCCGTCGCTGGGCCAGCGGCGCGCGCTCTCGCCCGAGGGGGTCATGTCCGTCAGCGCCGATCTGATCATCGCCGCCGAGGATATCGGCCCGATTGACGTGGTCGCACTGTTGCAGGGCCAGTTCATCCCCTTTGTCACCGTGCCGCGCGATTTCTCGCTGGCGGGGATTTTGCGCAAGGTCGAGATTATCGCCGCCGCGCTGGACCGCGTGGCCGAAGGCGAGGCGCTATCCGCCGCGATCGCAGCAGATTACACGGCGGCCGAGGCGCTGAGCGCCGATATCCCACTGGAGGCGCGGCCACGCACCGCCTTTTTCCACGGCCTCTTGCGCTATAGCGCCGCCGGCCGCAACACCGCCGCGGGCGAGATTATGCGGGCGGCAGGGGCGCTGAACATCTTTGCCGATCACGATGGCTATCTGCAGGCCTCGCCCGAGCTGATTTTGGAACGCGATCCCGCCTATGTGATCTTGATGCCCGATGACCATGGCGGGCCCCGCGCGCAGGATGTCTTTGCCCTGCCTGCGTTTCAGGCCACCACCGCCGCGCGCAATGGTGCGCTGATCGTGCTAGAGGACAATCTGATGATCGGTTTTGGCCCGCGCACCGCAGGCCAGATCCGCCGCGTGGCGGACGTGTTGCACGGGGCCTAGCGCCCTCGTGCCGCCCGCGCCGCCAGGCCCATGCCCAAGGTCACTAGTGCAAGGCCGGTCAGAAACACCGGCGATAGCTGGTTGCCCAGCAAGATGACCGAGGCCGTAATCCCCACCAGCGGCACGCCCAGCGTGAAATTCGCCATGGCAAAGGGCGTGATCCGGCGGCCCTGTTCGGCAGAAATCACAAAGCAGGCAGATGTTGCAATCGGGCCGATAAACACCAGCAATTGAATGAGTTCCGGGGTAAAGTTAATCCCAACCGGTGCGCCTTCGGTCAGGAATGCGATGCTGGCCAGCGGCACGGTTGCCAGCAGCATTTGCCAAGGTGCCAATTGCAGCGGGCTGGACTGCCAGCGGTGGCGGCGCACATGCAAGATGACGACCGACCATGACACCGCGCCACCAATCAGCAGCAGCGCACCGCGCAGCACGCCCGGCTGGCTCCAGTCCATTTCCAGTGGCGAGACGATCAGGCCGACGCCGACAAGGCCGACGGCCAGCGCGCCAAATTGCGCATGTGTAGGCGCCTGGCGGAACAGCAGGAATGCCATCACCACCGACCACAGTGGCGTCGTATAGGCCAGCAGGACGGAATGGCTGGTCTCGGTCGTGGTCATCGCGATCATGCCCATGCCGGTAAAGGCCATCATCTGCAAAAACCCGATGCTGATCACGATAGGCCAGTCTGCCTTGGGCGGCAGGCGCAGCTCGCCGCGCAGGGCGACAAAGATGAACAGACAGATGCCGGCCGAGCCAAAGCGAAGCGCCGCCAACCACACGGGCGGCACGCTGAGCAGCGCCACTTGCGTCGCAGGCCAGCTGAGGCCCCACAGCATCACCATGGCCAGCAGCCACAGCACGGTTTTCGCGCGCTGATCCAACAGCGGCGCGCGTGCCGATGCCAAGGATGGGGTGTGATGCGTATCGCTCATGTAAAACTGCCCTTATTCTTACTGGACAGTTTGACCGATCGTCGGCGGAATTTCCGGCCTATTACCGCTGTTGTTTCCTAGATTATCGGATAAGTTTACCCAGATTATTTTTTCATGAGGTGAGTTTTGCCTAACATTCGCGACATGCTGGATGAGGCCAGTCTAAGAATCCTCGATCTGTTGCAAACCGATAGCGAACTCAGCAATGCCGAACTGGCTGAGAAAGTCGGCCTCTCCGCCTCGCCCTGCTGGCGGCGCGTCGCCGATATGCGCGAGCGCGGCGTCATTCGCGGGGCGGTGACGCTGGTCGATCCGCTGGCGCTGGGGTTGGCGGTGAACGTCTTTGTGCATGTGACGTTGAAACAGCAGGACAAGGACTCGCTGAAGGTGTTCACCGATGCCATCGCCCGCCGCCCCGAGGTGATGGAGTGCTATCTGATGACCGGCGAGGCGGATTTCCTGCTGCGCGTCGTGGTCGAGGATCTGCTGCGCTATCAGGAGTTGATGCTGGAATGCCTGACACTGATCCCGGTGGTGCTGAACATCCGGTCCAGCTTTGCGCTGGATCAGGTCAAATATACCACGGCCTTGCCGACAGGGCATTTGCGTCGCGCCGGATAATGAATTATCTATAAAATATGAGCACAGCTAAATCAGAACCCCTCGCCCTTCGGATCTCGCAGGCTTTGGCCGAACGGATCATCTCGGGCCAGATTGCGGCGGGCACGCCCCTGCGCCAGGATCATA
It encodes:
- a CDS encoding ABC transporter ATP-binding protein; translated protein: MLISLKNVDKTFKDGKVVALENISLDIRAGEFVSLVGPSGCGKTTLLRLINGLITPDAGQVLYKGKAPSPEADMAMVFQSARLLPWKSVAENITFVLGLRGMARKDRLPRAQALLGAVGLRDFADAFPHELSGGMQQRVGLARALAVEPEVLLMDEPFAALDAMTRETLRAELARMWARRRMAVVFVTHDIDEAILLSQRIVMLKPRPGRIDTIVDVDLPEARWDGDIRASAAFTSLRAQLWDRIHGMAGDGAVLEELARAFDDTP
- a CDS encoding LysR family transcriptional regulator; protein product: MHTPGDDIGIFLAVCDAGRFAGAATRLHLSPSAVAKAIARLEARLGVTLFARSTRRLALTDEGAIYAETCRQARAEIDRTEGMLRALHSTPAGLLRISLPPLFGAEVIAPALFSLTDDWPLLQLQIDTSTQRNDLIGAGIDFAVRIGAPPPLAGITARRIGTQRVMLCASADYVAARGVPRRLADLGAHRLIAMPQGMPWQFSAQDHVETLLPAGPLHLDGSLLTRAAIMAGHGIGMVPAWLMRDALAARQVVAVLPEALTGDLPIYALWPTQSAILPRLRVVIDAVSAVAKARSFAAT
- a CDS encoding Lrp/AsnC family transcriptional regulator produces the protein MPNIRDMLDEASLRILDLLQTDSELSNAELAEKVGLSASPCWRRVADMRERGVIRGAVTLVDPLALGLAVNVFVHVTLKQQDKDSLKVFTDAIARRPEVMECYLMTGEADFLLRVVVEDLLRYQELMLECLTLIPVVLNIRSSFALDQVKYTTALPTGHLRRAG
- a CDS encoding siderophore-interacting protein, with product MSDLHCHAQVLRDDPAAIIPQIRDRLRSYQAVVEHDRAGSFRLSYPFGWLQLGWTDSDMLLEGGAPDPAGLARLKDLMATALRVYARPNPPTVVWQGSLAGDARLESFRLMRVDSTQRITPHMQRVRLSGEDLDRFAAFGAMHVRLQLPTAAVPDPVWPVAGPDGLPLWLDEARKPAPRVYTIRQLDADAGWVDIDLLLHDTDGPGADWARSVQPGDEVGMIGPVGRPLKAAAEHYLLGADETGLPAIARLLETLPSHVTGDAFIEVASEAEVQPIANRTGITLHWIYREGAPAGDLLAAKVMATPFPAGNAFGWFAAEAEYATRIREYWRGSLGLGRDATLVAAYWRRGASGHMAG
- a CDS encoding heme/hemin ABC transporter substrate-binding protein → MISRRNFTIGACLLPFAARAEVLDAGGQPVIPRGAGTIISLGPDISEIIFALGAGDRVVARDESSRYPAALAALPSLGQRRALSPEGVMSVSADLIIAAEDIGPIDVVALLQGQFIPFVTVPRDFSLAGILRKVEIIAAALDRVAEGEALSAAIAADYTAAEALSADIPLEARPRTAFFHGLLRYSAAGRNTAAGEIMRAAGALNIFADHDGYLQASPELILERDPAYVILMPDDHGGPRAQDVFALPAFQATTAARNGALIVLEDNLMIGFGPRTAGQIRRVADVLHGA
- a CDS encoding DMT family transporter, which translates into the protein MSDTHHTPSLASARAPLLDQRAKTVLWLLAMVMLWGLSWPATQVALLSVPPVWLAALRFGSAGICLFIFVALRGELRLPPKADWPIVISIGFLQMMAFTGMGMIAMTTTETSHSVLLAYTTPLWSVVMAFLLFRQAPTHAQFGALAVGLVGVGLIVSPLEMDWSQPGVLRGALLLIGGAVSWSVVILHVRRHRWQSSPLQLAPWQMLLATVPLASIAFLTEGAPVGINFTPELIQLLVFIGPIATSACFVISAEQGRRITPFAMANFTLGVPLVGITASVILLGNQLSPVFLTGLALVTLGMGLAARAARGR
- a CDS encoding TonB-dependent hemoglobin/transferrin/lactoferrin family receptor codes for the protein MHIISMRGMLRGAVALCALTVPALAQDTTTSLGTIVISDLRTEQTALQSLTGVSAVTSEDLERQQAASVADVLRRVPGVGATASGDDASVAVNLRGMQQMGRVVVTVDGARQDFWRVGHGSGSFYLDPDLLKQVTVVRGPASNTYGSGGIGGVVAFETRDASDMLAADETWAYSQRLRYGSNGEGFSTTATGAMRFGQNFDVISSLSYRNSDEYRDGNGDLVRWTGEEIQSGFGKATWRPAEGHELKFSFMRQITDDVISGSSGSMSSTLSRYETETYSDTYTLSYGYDPLDSDLIDFTIRAYHASNDNDQSQVWPTASIGNSRYYDVATTGLSFQNTARINAGGWDQTVVLGGDFARIEASSDADHFGGGEQEIGGVFGQWQGRHGAWELIGALRYDHYSLEGMTKATPTAASEPASLSGNRWSPRVSVGYDIMQGMQVFATYSEGYRSPHLQETFRRNGAHGAGYEPNLTLRPEIAKSWEIGANMEFASLFSTGDLLTAKVTAFHTDVQDYIETARAASGATTHVNVGNATLEGFEIEGSYDFGAGYFNLAGAFVDATLDDTGATLSNTPLDSVTARLGLRAMDDRLEYGVEYQYLGDVTRVLSTGSFDYPAVDLVNLFASYQAPNDWRVDFGVDNLFDKAYTDPQSGWATTTDIEQGRGRTVRIAFTKRLGG
- a CDS encoding ABC transporter permease → MTDVATPTTPARAAIAARAAQARARRRALIISAQIAIAVLLLAGMYALNGAQGNLVMPRPDAVARQFVAMTLDGTIPRALGQTLTVLVAGFVISAVTGVLGGIILGGFPTIGRVMEPFVNAINVTPSAAFIPLLIAWFSLYTEAKIALVWLAAFFPILLNTTSGIANANKDLTEMAQAFGARRRALFWSVMVPDALPSILTGLRIGVAISTIGTVIAELTMAQSGLGGLLTAAGNRFQMDRYFAVVVVLMALGILITSGIRRVERHFGRWRISQAEGR
- a CDS encoding DUF1800 domain-containing protein; translated protein: MDTLLSHNPAGAEDLTQITPSDWTAARASHLLERAGFGGTPSDIADLAAMTPQAAVEHLLLGAGTSDLQPFDASPIWDETLKDFPVSRPAATALAERTGWAMGVAVKPGGSRPLQPVTDRFFYWLRATVLETHRLANWWMDRMVRSNHPLQEKMALFWHGHFATSEEKLRDYRKIQLQLKTLHAGGLGSFRDLLSAIAKDPAMLVFLDAAQNVKGAPNENFGREVMELFTMGVGNYTEDDIREAARAFTGWGNDDLTFVIDPEKHDAGDKHFLGQVGPFDGDDILRIILDQKQTAIYIALKIYRFFVREEVSPAFAERLGALLRDGDYQITPFLRAIFLSQDFYAAPSVGTHIKSPTELIISTYRKLGVRALPGVPDAGSVGKVLGQVLLYPPTVAGWGEGRSWITPGLLFERGNFAQDVLFPDMISFRDPQLNPGAEVRRVNRNINAGMEITAATLEDGAAPSSSAGLRETFNTRYASLMGWQEAMRRVKPIPRSAADFSLSDMVRDAGATTTGDAVDVLMVRFLQVALPDSVRTSLITSLNEQLGTENLADAQSYMEHPLRLIAHGIMSSPQYQLA
- a CDS encoding SDR family oxidoreductase; this translates as MEQIKTYAIIGGSSGIGFATAQQLIARGDRVYIGGRDPARLQGALDRLGPRAMGQVVDTGDRAALADFFAAAPQLVGLFTPAASYQTGAFRDGDPASSEGLFAAKFWGQYWATLAALPALREGAAVVLMSGAASARPIGAPAYAACNAALEGLARGLAIELAPLRVNCLSPGTTDSDLWRNRAEDIRNSAYTAWAGMTVQGRPATVQEQAHAAIFLLDNTHMTGSTLYCDGGYTLR